From a region of the Calliphora vicina chromosome 4, idCalVici1.1, whole genome shotgun sequence genome:
- the Inx2 gene encoding innexin inx2 codes for MFDVFGSVKGLLKIDQVCIDNNVFRMHYKATVIILIAFSLLVTSRQYIGDPIDCIVDEIPLGVMDTYCWIYSTFTVPERLTGITGRDVVQPGVGSHVEGEDEVKYHKYYQWVCFVLFFQAILFYVPRYLWKSWEGGRLKMLVMDLNSPIVNEDCKNDRKKILVQYFVDNINRHNFYAFRFFLCEALNFINVIGQIYFVDFFLDGEFSTYGSDVLKFTEMEPDERIDPMARVFPKVTKCTFHKYGPSGSVQKFDGLCVLPLNIVNEKIYVFLWFWFIILSILSGISLVYRIAVVMGPKLRHLLLRARSRLAEVEEVEAVAKQCNIGDWFLLYQLGKNIDPLIYKEVIADLSQELGGNTGHKQRMDP; via the coding sequence ATGTTTGATGTTTTTGGCTCCGTTAAGGGGCTGTTGAAAATCGATCAAGTCTGTATCGATAACAATGTCTTTCGCATGCATTACAAAGCGACGGTTATCATTTTGATAGCCTTCTCGCTGTTGGTCACCTCCAGACAGTACATTGGTGATCCCATCGATTGCATAGTTGACGAAATCCCCCTGGGTGTTATGGACACCTACTGTTGGATTTACTCAACATTTACGGTGCCTGAACGTTTAACAGGCATTACTGGTCGCGATGTTGTGCAGCCGGGCGTAGGATCTCACGTGGAAGGCGAAGATGAAGTTAAATATCACAAATACTATCAGTGGGTGTGCTTTGTGCTGTTCTTCCAGGCCATATTGTTCTATGTACCACGCTATTTGTGGAAGTCATGGGAAGGTGGCCGCTTGAAAATGTTGGTCATGGACCTAAACAGCCCCATTGTGAATGAAGACTGTAAGAACGATCGCAAGAAAATCTTGGTGCAATACTTTGTGGACAACATCAATCGTCACAACTTCTATGCCTTCCGCTTCTTCCTGTGCGAAGCCCTAAATTTCATCAATGTCATTGGTCAAATCTATTTCGTCGATTTCTTTTTGGATGGTGAATTCTCCACCTATGGCAGTGATGTCTTGAAATTCACAGAAATGGAACCGGATGAGCGTATTGACCCAATGGCTCGTGTCTTTCCCAAAGTCACCAAATGTACATTCCACAAATATGGTCCTTCTGGCTCGGTGCAGAAGTTCGATGGTCTCTGTGTGCTGCCTCTGAATATTGTCAACGAGAAAATCTATGTCTTCCTGTGGTTCTGGTTCATCATCTTGTCTATATTGTCTGGCATTTCGTTGGTCTATCGTATTGCTGTTGTCATGGGTCCCAAATTGAGACATTTGCTGTTGCGCGCCCGTTCCCGTTTGGCCGAAGTCGAAGAGGTGGAAGCGGTGGCTAAGCAGTGTAATATTGGCGATTGGTTCTTATTGTATCAATTGGGCAAAAATATTGATCCCTTAATTTATAAGGAAGTGATAGCTGATCTCTCCCAAGAACTAGGTGGTAATACAGGTCATAAACAACGCATGGATCCCTAA
- the Inx7 gene encoding innexin inx7 — protein MLNTFSSVTPFLKFNPKRVIIDNIVFKLHYRWTFIILIVATILVCSRQYVGEHIKCISDTIPSHVINTYCFFTPTFTLVRHLNNTALSAGAIFQPGIGPYETQEEPIKRHAYYQWVPFVLFGQALCFYLPHFLWKTWEGGRIRALVFGLRMVGLTKYLQAKSLNIGKLNIPSMVEMDMRIKDIRRTMIDRMRLNQSWGAHLVFAEVLNLLNVILQIYWTNLFLGGAFYTLGPKVMHERWTDQMDALDVVFPKVTKCHFHKYGASGSLQMHDTLCVMALNIINEKIYTILWFWYVFLLAATVLALIWRVFTLFFYKSIIFTRYSLYWAKPGKLDEKELSAVISKCNFSNWMFLFFLRSNLSEFLFKKVIYHLASEFPDEQRDNSINASLAMDPSHMQTMRIDEVDMPLLNKPSCSSKLD, from the exons atgttaaatacatTCAGTTCAGTGACAccgtttttgaaatttaatccaAAACGTGTAATCATAGACAATATAGTGTTTAAATTACATTATCGTTggacatttataattttaatagtgGCCACCATATTGGTGTGTTCCCGTCAATATGTTGGTGAACATATTAAATGTATATCGGATACAATACCCTCACATGTGATTAATACTTATTGTTTCTTTACGCCAACTTTTACGCTG gtACGTCATTTGAATAATACTGCTTTGTCAGCTGGTGCCATATTTCAGCCAGGCATTGGTCCGTATGAAACCCAAGAAGAACCCATTAAGAGACATGCTTACTATCAATGGGTGCCATTTGTGCTGTTTGGCCAGGCATTGTGCTTCTATTTACCGCACTTTTTGTGGAAAACATGGGAag GTGGCCGCATAAGAGCTTTAGTATTTGGCTTAAGAATGGTGGGTCTTACAAAATATCTACAGGCTAAATCCCTAAATATTGGCAAACTAAATATACCATCAATGGTTGAAATGGATATGCGTATCAAAGACATACGTCGTACAATGATTGATCGTATGCGTTTGAATCAATCATGGGGTGCTCATTTGGTATTTGCAGAAGTACTCAATCTATTGAATGTTATATTGCAAATTTATTGGACTAATTTGTTTTTGGGTGGTGCCTTCTATACCTTGGGTCCCAAGGTTATGCATGAACGTTGGACCGATCAAATGGATGCATTGGATGTTGTGTTTCCTAAAGTCACCAAATGTCATTTCCATAAATATGGTGCTTCTGGTTCCTTGCAAATGCATGATACGCTGTGTGTGATGGCTTTGAATATTATAAATGAGAAGATTTATACGATTTTGTGGTTCTGGTATGTGTTTTTATTGGCCGCCACTGTTTTGGCTTTGATATGGAGAGTGTTTACTTTGTTCTTTTATAAGAG CATAATATTCACCCGTTACTCCCTTTATTGGGCCAAACCTGGCAAATTAGATGAAAAAGAACTGTCAGCCGTTATAAGCAAGTGCAACTTCTCCAATTGGATGTTTTTGTTCTTCTTACGCAGTAATCTTTCCGAgtttcttttcaaaaaagtaatcTATCATTTGGCTAGTGAATTTCCCGATGAACAACGAGATAATAGTATTAATGCTTCCTTGGCTATGGATCCCTCACATATGCAAACAATGAGAATCGATGAAGTCGATATGCCTCTACTGAATAAGCCAAGTTGCAGTAGTAAACttgattaa